A genomic region of Candidatus Eisenbacteria bacterium contains the following coding sequences:
- a CDS encoding aspartate kinase encodes MITILKFGGTSVGERPRARRALAVVARAHARGRVVVVVSALAGVTNALVRACALAARGEATGARLADALRRRHARWLAALAPREHGAPHDRPDPAGLEPVLAALASRLDSLALRAAADGGRAHDPHDQAWILAAGERLSARNFATALASRGLPAAAVDASQVLAASGDPLEADPDAGTTRVRALAWWPDAPALPVVTGFLAADPSGRTVLFGRGGSDLSATVLAAALDASRVEIWTDTDGVLTADPRLEPAARRHAALDPTTASALARLGARVLHARTLEPLARTRTELFVRDSARPGRRGTRVARGARTASASVVGGGALTRVVPADGTPALALLRRLRARGVPAVAPALTGGVLVPESATACARATLAGAAKFAPGPEGARLVAVAGRHANDVDPGETAVALAAAGVATVIAPESALPGVVLAAVAERDTETAVRALHEAFVRPRRAEADVILAGARGGVGRALLARLALAAARDGRRPLRLVAAFDTRGAVFDPQGLAPSAVEAALAASPPAALDEVLARLGRRHGRPLVLVDATASDDLAARHAELLVSGIAVVTANKRSLAAPLPLWRALRDAARRTPLFASTTVGAGLPVLATVRALRTRGDALWTVRAALSGTLSFVLAAAQDGLPLSKAVALARERGLSEPHPAADLSGADVARKLLIVLRESGLPLDADDVRAEALVPAALLDTPDAASLLAALETHDAAFAGRIEAARGRGRRLVYQAAWDGLRARIGLAEVDPLDPIARARAGENVVLLRTALHDEVPLVIAGPGAGADVTAAGLHGDLLAAARALLRRARRGRNAPVVNARPFRGVGGPAHDPAWA; translated from the coding sequence ATGATCACCATCCTCAAGTTCGGCGGCACTTCGGTCGGTGAGCGACCGCGCGCGCGCCGCGCGCTCGCGGTGGTCGCGCGGGCGCACGCACGCGGCCGCGTGGTGGTCGTCGTCTCGGCCCTGGCGGGGGTGACGAACGCGCTGGTGCGCGCCTGCGCGCTCGCCGCCAGGGGCGAGGCCACGGGCGCGCGGCTCGCCGACGCGCTTCGCCGCCGGCACGCGCGGTGGCTCGCGGCGCTGGCCCCGCGGGAGCACGGCGCGCCGCACGATCGCCCCGACCCGGCGGGACTCGAGCCCGTGCTGGCGGCTCTCGCGTCGCGGCTCGATTCGCTGGCCCTGCGCGCGGCGGCCGATGGCGGCCGCGCGCACGATCCGCACGACCAGGCCTGGATCCTCGCCGCCGGCGAGCGGCTGTCCGCGCGGAACTTCGCGACCGCGCTCGCCTCCCGTGGCCTGCCGGCGGCGGCGGTGGACGCGTCGCAGGTGCTGGCCGCGAGCGGCGATCCGCTCGAAGCCGACCCCGACGCCGGGACGACGCGCGTGCGCGCGCTCGCCTGGTGGCCGGACGCGCCGGCGCTGCCGGTCGTGACCGGCTTCCTCGCCGCGGATCCGTCGGGACGCACGGTGCTGTTCGGTCGCGGCGGCTCGGACCTGTCCGCGACGGTGCTGGCCGCGGCGCTCGACGCGTCGCGGGTCGAGATCTGGACGGACACGGACGGCGTCCTCACCGCCGATCCGCGGCTCGAGCCCGCGGCCCGCCGGCACGCGGCGCTCGATCCGACGACCGCGTCGGCCCTCGCGCGCCTGGGCGCGCGCGTGCTGCACGCGCGCACCCTCGAGCCGCTCGCGCGCACGCGCACCGAGCTGTTCGTGCGCGACAGCGCCCGCCCGGGCCGGCGCGGCACGCGCGTCGCCCGCGGCGCGCGCACCGCCTCGGCCTCGGTGGTCGGCGGCGGCGCGCTCACGCGCGTGGTTCCCGCCGACGGCACGCCCGCGCTGGCGCTCCTGAGGCGCCTGCGCGCCCGCGGCGTGCCGGCCGTCGCCCCGGCGCTGACCGGCGGGGTGCTGGTGCCCGAGAGCGCGACCGCCTGTGCGCGCGCCACGCTGGCGGGCGCGGCGAAGTTCGCGCCCGGGCCCGAAGGCGCAAGGCTCGTCGCGGTCGCTGGACGCCACGCCAACGACGTGGACCCGGGCGAGACGGCGGTCGCGCTCGCGGCGGCCGGCGTCGCCACGGTGATCGCGCCCGAGTCCGCGCTGCCGGGCGTCGTCCTGGCCGCGGTCGCGGAGCGCGACACCGAAACGGCCGTTCGCGCGCTGCACGAGGCGTTCGTGCGGCCGCGCCGGGCGGAGGCGGACGTGATCCTCGCGGGCGCGCGCGGCGGAGTCGGCCGCGCGCTGCTGGCGCGCCTCGCACTCGCGGCGGCGCGCGACGGCCGCCGGCCGCTGCGGCTGGTCGCGGCGTTCGACACGCGCGGCGCGGTGTTCGACCCGCAGGGCCTTGCGCCCTCGGCGGTCGAAGCGGCGCTCGCCGCCTCGCCGCCCGCCGCCCTCGACGAGGTTCTCGCGCGCCTCGGGCGGCGGCACGGCCGCCCGCTGGTGCTGGTGGACGCGACGGCCAGCGACGACCTAGCGGCGCGGCACGCGGAGCTTCTCGTCTCCGGCATCGCGGTCGTGACCGCCAACAAACGCTCGCTCGCGGCGCCGCTGCCGCTGTGGCGGGCGCTGCGGGACGCGGCGCGGCGCACGCCGCTGTTCGCGTCCACGACCGTGGGCGCGGGGCTGCCGGTGCTGGCCACCGTGCGGGCCCTTCGCACGCGGGGCGACGCGCTGTGGACCGTGCGCGCCGCGCTCTCGGGCACGCTGTCGTTCGTGCTCGCCGCCGCGCAGGACGGCCTGCCGCTGTCGAAGGCCGTGGCCCTCGCGCGCGAGCGCGGGCTTTCGGAGCCGCACCCGGCCGCCGACCTCTCGGGCGCCGACGTCGCGCGCAAGCTGCTGATCGTGCTCCGCGAGTCGGGGCTGCCGCTCGACGCGGACGACGTCCGCGCCGAGGCGCTCGTGCCCGCCGCGCTGCTCGATACTCCCGACGCGGCGTCGCTGCTCGCCGCGCTCGAGACCCACGACGCCGCCTTCGCCGGGCGCATCGAGGCGGCGCGGGGGCGCGGCAGGCGTCTCGTCTATCAGGCCGCCTGGGACGGCCTGCGCGCCCGGATCGGGCTCGCCGAGGTGGACCCGCTCGACCCGATCGCGCGGGCACGCGCCGGCGAGAACGTGGTGCTGCTGCGCACGGCGCTGCACGACGAAGTTCCGCTCGTCATCGCGGGGCCCGGCGCGGGCGCGGACGTGACCGCCGCCGGGCTGCACGGCGACCTGCTGGCCGCGGCCCGCGCGCTGCTGCGACGCGCCCGTCGGGGGCGAAACGCGCCGGTGGTGAACGCACGACCGTTCCGTGGCGTGGGCGGCCCGGCGCACGATCCGGCGTGGGCGTGA
- the ettA gene encoding energy-dependent translational throttle protein EttA: MAVDTSRPFVYVMKDLRKVVPPKREILKGIWLSFYYGAKIGVLGLNGAGKSSLLKIMAGVDPDFIGEAFLGKGYTVGYLEQEPKLDPAKTVLQNVQDGVGEKMRVVNRWNEISAKFAEPMSDDEMEKLLAEQSKVQDQMDHMGLWDLDRHLEIAMDALRCPPGDADVTKLSGGERRRVALCRLLLSKPDLLLLDEPTNHLDAESVAWLERFLKEYEGTVVAVTHDRYFLDNVAGWILELDRGAGIPWEGNYSSWLEQKKNRLAEEEKTESARQKTLEREFEWVKMAPRARQAKSKARLQAYEKMLAEEGRERIDNVEIYIPPGPRLGNVVIETQNLRKGYGDTLLIDDLSFQLPPAGIVGVIGPNGAGKTTLFRMLVGQEQPDAGSLRVGETVQIAYVDQSRDTLEGDHTVWEEISGGNDLITLGKREVNSRAYCAWFNFRGGDQQKRVKDLSGGERNRLHMAKLLQSGGNLLLLDEPTNDLDVDTLRALEEALLGFAGCAVIISHDRWFLDRVATHMLAFEGDSQVVFFEGNYQDYEKNLHERIGAEADQPHRIKYRRLVHN, translated from the coding sequence ATGGCTGTCGACACGTCCCGCCCGTTCGTCTACGTCATGAAGGACCTGCGCAAGGTGGTCCCGCCCAAGCGCGAGATCCTCAAGGGCATCTGGCTGTCGTTCTACTACGGCGCCAAGATCGGCGTGCTCGGCCTGAACGGCGCCGGCAAGAGCTCGCTGCTGAAGATCATGGCCGGGGTGGACCCCGACTTCATCGGCGAGGCGTTCCTCGGCAAGGGCTACACGGTCGGCTACCTCGAGCAGGAACCGAAGCTCGATCCGGCCAAGACGGTCCTGCAGAACGTGCAGGACGGCGTCGGCGAGAAGATGCGGGTCGTGAACCGCTGGAACGAGATCAGCGCGAAATTCGCCGAGCCGATGAGCGACGACGAGATGGAGAAGCTGCTCGCCGAGCAGTCGAAGGTGCAGGACCAGATGGACCACATGGGCCTGTGGGACCTCGACCGCCACCTCGAGATCGCGATGGACGCCCTGCGCTGCCCGCCGGGCGACGCCGACGTCACGAAGCTCTCCGGCGGCGAGCGGCGCCGCGTGGCGCTCTGCCGCCTGCTGCTCTCCAAGCCCGACCTGCTGCTGCTCGACGAGCCCACGAACCATCTCGACGCCGAATCGGTGGCCTGGCTCGAGCGGTTCCTGAAGGAGTACGAGGGCACGGTCGTGGCGGTCACGCACGACCGCTACTTCCTCGACAACGTCGCCGGCTGGATCCTCGAGCTGGACCGCGGCGCCGGCATTCCGTGGGAAGGCAACTACTCGAGCTGGCTCGAGCAGAAGAAGAACCGCCTCGCCGAGGAGGAGAAGACCGAGTCGGCGCGGCAGAAGACGCTCGAGCGCGAGTTCGAGTGGGTCAAGATGGCCCCGCGCGCGCGGCAGGCGAAGAGCAAGGCGCGGTTGCAGGCCTACGAGAAGATGCTCGCCGAGGAAGGGCGCGAGCGTATTGACAACGTCGAGATCTACATCCCGCCGGGACCGCGCCTCGGCAACGTCGTCATCGAGACGCAGAACCTGCGCAAGGGCTACGGCGACACGCTGCTCATTGACGACCTGTCGTTCCAGCTCCCGCCCGCCGGAATCGTCGGCGTCATCGGCCCCAACGGCGCCGGCAAGACGACGCTGTTCCGCATGCTGGTCGGACAGGAGCAGCCCGACGCCGGCTCGCTGCGCGTCGGCGAGACGGTCCAGATCGCCTACGTGGACCAGAGCCGCGACACCCTCGAGGGCGACCACACCGTCTGGGAGGAGATCTCGGGCGGCAACGACCTGATCACGCTGGGCAAGCGCGAGGTCAACTCGCGCGCCTATTGCGCGTGGTTCAACTTCCGCGGCGGCGACCAGCAGAAGCGCGTCAAGGACCTCTCGGGCGGCGAACGCAACCGCCTGCACATGGCCAAGCTCCTGCAGAGCGGCGGCAACCTGCTGCTGCTCGACGAGCCCACGAACGACCTCGACGTGGACACGCTGCGCGCGCTGGAGGAGGCGCTGCTCGGGTTCGCGGGGTGCGCGGTGATCATTTCGCACGACCGCTGGTTCCTCGACCGCGTCGCCACGCACATGCTGGCGTTCGAGGGCGATTCGCAGGTCGTGTTCTTCGAGGGCAACTACCAGGACTACGAGAAGAACCTGCACGAGCGGATCGGCGCCGAGGCCGACCAGCCGCACCGGATCAAGTACCGCAGGCTCGTGCACAACTGA
- the metX gene encoding homoserine O-acetyltransferase has product MTDGPARAGRFVFASPFPLESGASLPGLELAYRAWGRLAPTADNAVVVCHALTGSSDVPAWWPALFGPGRALDPGRDFVVCVDAPGSCHGSTGPASPAADGAPWGARFPALTVRDLVNAQRALLDALGVRAVRLVTGGSLGGMQALEWALLDARVGAAAVIAAPARHEAWAIAWSDAQRRALAADPAWPDEPARATAGLAAARAIAMLSYRSPRSFAARFGRRPGERTPFAVGDWLAHHGDALVARFDPASYAALLGVMDTHDVGAGRGGVAAALGRLATPVLVLGIGSDHLYPSHEIEALAAALPRGELAWLRSPHGHDAFLLDQADVNRELLRFRARLDSKPAASRESAGTGAIR; this is encoded by the coding sequence ATGACCGACGGTCCGGCACGGGCGGGGCGGTTCGTGTTCGCCTCGCCGTTTCCGCTCGAGTCCGGCGCTTCCCTCCCGGGTCTCGAGCTGGCGTACCGCGCGTGGGGGCGCCTCGCCCCCACCGCGGACAACGCCGTGGTCGTGTGCCATGCGCTGACCGGCTCCTCCGACGTGCCGGCGTGGTGGCCGGCGCTGTTCGGCCCCGGACGCGCGCTCGATCCCGGGCGCGACTTCGTCGTGTGCGTGGACGCGCCGGGCTCCTGCCACGGCAGCACCGGACCCGCTTCGCCCGCGGCCGACGGCGCGCCATGGGGCGCGCGTTTTCCGGCGCTCACGGTGCGCGACCTCGTGAACGCCCAGCGCGCGCTGCTCGACGCGCTCGGTGTGCGCGCGGTCCGGCTCGTGACCGGCGGCTCGCTCGGCGGCATGCAGGCGCTCGAGTGGGCGTTGCTCGATGCGCGCGTCGGGGCCGCGGCCGTCATCGCCGCGCCCGCGCGGCACGAGGCGTGGGCGATCGCCTGGAGCGACGCGCAGCGGCGCGCCCTCGCCGCCGACCCGGCCTGGCCGGACGAACCTGCCCGCGCGACGGCGGGACTGGCGGCCGCGCGCGCGATCGCGATGCTCAGCTACCGCTCGCCGCGCTCGTTCGCGGCCCGCTTCGGCCGCCGGCCGGGCGAACGCACGCCCTTCGCGGTGGGCGACTGGCTCGCGCACCACGGCGACGCGCTCGTCGCGCGCTTCGACCCCGCCAGCTACGCCGCGCTGCTCGGCGTGATGGACACGCACGACGTGGGCGCGGGACGCGGCGGCGTCGCGGCCGCCCTCGGACGGCTGGCCACGCCGGTCCTCGTCCTCGGCATCGGCAGCGATCACCTCTACCCGTCGCACGAGATCGAAGCGCTGGCGGCCGCCCTGCCACGCGGCGAGCTGGCCTGGCTGCGTTCGCCGCACGGTCACGACGCCTTCCTGCTCGATCAGGCGGACGTGAACCGCGAACTGTTGCGCTTCCGCGCCCGCCTCGACTCGAAGCCCGCGGCGTCACGCGAAAGTGCGGGAACGGGAGCCATCCGATGA